Below is a window of Flavobacterium sp. CFS9 DNA.
TTTTGTTTTTTTGAATTTTCAGCAGCACTAATTTTACTGGTTACCACACAGCTAATTCTGTTGAATATTTCTTTTTTCAGCAAACTCATCCTTGATTCGTCGGCTGGATCAGCTTCATTTATCTGCTCTTTTATTTTTACAATTTCAACTAATGAATTCGCATTTGAAACAATTACCGAAGAGGCCGTTCGGTCTAATAAATCAATAGCTCCGTAAGGCAGTTTCTTTTCTTTATAAAATCTTTTTGACAGATGAATGGCTTCTTCTATAATTTCATCGTCAATTCCTATTTTATAATGTTTTTCTAATTTATTTTTATAAATCCCCAGACATTCCACTAATAAAGCGTGGTCCAGTTCTTCTATAAAAATATTTTCGAACTTCCCGTCAATCGTCGTTCCTTCAATCGATTTTCGATACGAATCTGAATCAATAGAAGCAATAATGTTAATCGTTCCCTGCGTTAATTGGGTATTGATGATGTTGATTACCGCATTTGATTTTGAATTTGATGAATTTAACAGCACCTGTATGTCATCAATAAAAAGTATACTCTTTCCGTTTTTGGATAACTTTTCGAAAATTTCAATCAATTTCTTCGAAATCTCATTTTCACCGCTGCAATTGGCAACAAGTTTAGACACGTTTAAAGACAGTACCAGTGTTTCTTCAAAAAAATTAGGATCTGTTTCATGCAAACTGGAAATCAGATTTTTTATGATACTTGTTTTTCCAATACCCGATTCTCCAATCAGTAAAATTCCGTGATTTTCGTATCGTTCTATGTTTTCAAGGATCAATCTTACCTCCTTATTTCGGCCAATAATAGCACTTCCCTCTTCGATTATATTTTTTCTGTAGAGCGTATCACAATAATTAATATCAACAGTTTCTTCCTTATCGTCATTATCGACGAGACTAAAGCTTTTTTGAGTATTGCGAAGTCCAAAATGTTTTAAAAGTTCTTTATCGCTTAAATTTAAACCGTCGATCTGTTTATCACTGTACACCAATCCGGGCTTAATAATAGCAATAAAAACGCAAAAAGCATCGATAGAATCTGATCCTAATCTGATTTTGTTGAAATTCGATTCGGCAAAAACATTTTCAATCTCTGCATCGGCGATAATAATGTTATCATTGCTTTGAGTCGAAGTATATACTTCCTTTCTAACGTCAAACCATTCTCTAATATAATCTATGTCTTTTGATAGCGTTTTTAAAACCTCTGTCAATCCTGTTGGCTCATATAACAGCGCATAGGCTAAATGCGGAACACCGTAAGTGCTATGTCCATCCTGAATGGCCAGCGATTTAGCAGATTTAATGGCAGATAGTAAGCTGGGGCTGTAATCTAATTCATTCATAACTTTAGTTTATGGTAATTTGAAATGGGATGTTCATCACGGATTGTTTTTCTAAAGTTTCCTTCAAAAACAATCCTATTTTTTGCTTGTTTTCTATCTGTAAAGCATATTTATCCTGCAAAACAACTTTTACATCAATGGTTCTGAATACTCCTTTTTTTCTTTCATTGCTAATGCCAACTCCATCTGTAATCAACACCTCTTTTGTAATGTTTCTTAAATGATAATGAACCGCAGATTTTATGTCTTGTTTCGTTACCAGTCTCTCTTTGGATAAAAAACCATATCGAAGATTAATTAGTTTCTCGACTTTGTTATTTCTGTAAATTCCACCAAGCGAAGTAGTTTCAAAAACAGTAGAATCCTGAACTAATTCTGATAAGACCGTTTGTTTTAAAACAGTACCTTTTTTTAAATTATTGGCCACCTTACCGTTTGATGTCCAATACGAACAATAAAGTATTTTAGATTTATCGGTTTCATGAATCAGAGCATAAACTTCTTCTTCGTTCACCTGACTGTAACTGCTGCTAATTTTACTTTCAATTGAATTGATTTCTTCATTGATTTTCGTCATTGTCGCATCAATATAATCGGCATTGATATTCGAAAATGAACTGATGTCTTCACGTAAAGCTCTGGCTAATTTTTTAAGGAAAAACTTTGCCGTTCTGGAATCGTAATTCTCTAATCCGCCATAAAAAACGGTATAGGTATTTGAAGTGATCGCGTTAGGCTGCTTA
It encodes the following:
- a CDS encoding AAA family ATPase; translation: MNELDYSPSLLSAIKSAKSLAIQDGHSTYGVPHLAYALLYEPTGLTEVLKTLSKDIDYIREWFDVRKEVYTSTQSNDNIIIADAEIENVFAESNFNKIRLGSDSIDAFCVFIAIIKPGLVYSDKQIDGLNLSDKELLKHFGLRNTQKSFSLVDNDDKEETVDINYCDTLYRKNIIEEGSAIIGRNKEVRLILENIERYENHGILLIGESGIGKTSIIKNLISSLHETDPNFFEETLVLSLNVSKLVANCSGENEISKKLIEIFEKLSKNGKSILFIDDIQVLLNSSNSKSNAVINIINTQLTQGTINIIASIDSDSYRKSIEGTTIDGKFENIFIEELDHALLVECLGIYKNKLEKHYKIGIDDEIIEEAIHLSKRFYKEKKLPYGAIDLLDRTASSVIVSNANSLVEIVKIKEQINEADPADESRMSLLKKEIFNRISCVVTSKISAAENSKKQKDEVITFEEIEKLAADIEAIAKEKIIVVRKSEILAVVSNATGIPLGKISAGEKEKLLTIEDKLQERVKGQAHAIKTLSEAIIESRSGLSNPKQPIGSFFFLGPTGTGKTELTKTLAELLFDDENAMIRFDMSEFKEEHSAALLYGAPPGYVGYEEGGMLVNKIRQKPYSVVLFDEIEKAHSSVYDVFLQIMDEGKVHDKLGREGDFSNAIIIFTSNIGSQWIQEQIESGHLPTSNQLIDIMSQHFRPEFLGRLTEVVPFAPINIEIAKAIFKLHLSRLQEQLRTIKNISFDLSDAALEYLTNKGFSKKYGARPIAGTVRTYLKKTISKLIISEAILENESIVLDIKEDEFIWEKK